The genomic region AGGATCTGACCGGGGGCTGAGCGCGCCCTGTTGCATCTGGCAGTGCGCGGGCCATGATGTTCCGTGCAGTTGCCGACATCTCGAATAAACTACGGGGATCTACGTTCCTTTTCACGATCGGATCCCCATCTCCATGTTTGATTTCGTCCGAACCCACCAGCGCCTGGCCCAGGGGCTGCTGCTGGTGCTGATCATGCCTGCCTTCGTCTTCTTCGGCATCTCCGGCTACGACCGGATGTTCGGCGATGGCGACTCGGTGGCATCCGTTGACGGCGAGCCGGTGCCGCGTGCCTATTTCGAGCAGACGTACCGGCAGCAGGTGCAGCAGATGCAGCAGATGATGGGCGACAACTACGACGCCGCCGTCTTCGACAATCAGGCCACGCGCATGGAGGTGCTGGAGAACCTGATCACCCGCCAGGCCCTGCTGGCCGATGCACGCCGTGCCCGCATCACGGTCACGCCAGGTGAGATCCAGAAGGCCATCCTGGATCAGCATGCCGATCTGCGGGATGCCAATGGCAAGTTCGACATCGAGGGCTACAAGCGGCTGCTGGCGGCCAATGGCCTGACGCCGGCGCAGTACGAGGCGCAGATGGGGCAGATGCTGGCTGTGGGCGCCGTCGAGCGTGCCGTGGCGGATTCGGCGATGGTGCCGCAGACCGTGGTGGATGGCGTCTTTGCCTCCCAGGAGAACCGGCGGGTGGTTCGCACGCTGCTGGTGACCCCGCGTGACTACGAGAAGGGGCTGGCCCCCACCGATGAGCAGCTCAAGGCCTATTACGACGCCCATGCGTCCGCCTTCGACCTGCCCGAGTCGGTGGACATCAGCTATGTGGCGCTGCGCCGCACCGACATGCTGCCCAAGGATGTCGAGCCGTCCGAGAAAGAGCTGGAAGCCTACTACCAGAAGCACCGCAACCAGTTCAACGAGGCTGAGGAGCGTCAGGCCAGCCATATCCTGCTGAAGGTGCCGGAAGGAGCCGATGCAGCGGCCAAGGAGAAGGTGAAGGCTCGCGCCGAGGCGCTGCTGGCTGAGGCCAAGGCCCATCCGGACAAGTTTGCCGAGCTGGCGAAGAAGAACTCCGAGGACCCGGGCTCGGCCGAGCAGGGGGGCGATCTGGGCTTCTTCGAGCGTGACACGATGGTCAAGCCCTTTGCCGATGCGGCTTTCGGGCTG from Lautropia mirabilis harbors:
- a CDS encoding SurA N-terminal domain-containing protein, which gives rise to MFDFVRTHQRLAQGLLLVLIMPAFVFFGISGYDRMFGDGDSVASVDGEPVPRAYFEQTYRQQVQQMQQMMGDNYDAAVFDNQATRMEVLENLITRQALLADARRARITVTPGEIQKAILDQHADLRDANGKFDIEGYKRLLAANGLTPAQYEAQMGQMLAVGAVERAVADSAMVPQTVVDGVFASQENRRVVRTLLVTPRDYEKGLAPTDEQLKAYYDAHASAFDLPESVDISYVALRRTDMLPKDVEPSEKELEAYYQKHRNQFNEAEERQASHILLKVPEGADAAAKEKVKARAEALLAEAKAHPDKFAELAKKNSEDPGSAEQGGDLGFFERDTMVKPFADAAFGLDKPGFTDVVETEYGFHVIQVTGVKGGGEKPLAEVKPQLVKMWREEEAARRYNQAAEALSNMVYEQAESLKPAAERFKLNIEQAKGVGRKPAANAPEGSPLANARLLEQLYAPDALEEKRNTTAIEVSPGVLVSARVDAHHPQRRQTLDEVKDTVRQRWIADEAARLAREAGEKRLAELREAAGAKDAKAALPSGLSEENTISRSQPGRLQQPALKAAFGVSADQLPAWVGADLGKDGYQLIHVEKALPPDEAARQRLDTYRTQLRQLMANAERQAWVDTLKSTLKIDRHLEKDSGSGDAE